The Xenopus laevis strain J_2021 chromosome 7S, Xenopus_laevis_v10.1, whole genome shotgun sequence genome includes a window with the following:
- the LOC108697507 gene encoding uncharacterized protein LOC108697507: MLVSRSSPPQNARRLRSAQTAPAPSVTQHTGARSTRHTAVTQQQVAPVCSSADSSPAHMSGSNNSGVGGFPTAMQAFHHAAALPTTHSTPLSHATLAGRGSASRGADTRIRNSPTSGHRNRGERPPRDTRGRRGSRVQSPVPSCSSAWESPRPYSPSSSSRGSSEDRQGSKRRRTHQGSNRFHSSCRDDTTSLQRSRDAATPLPSRSVAEIPGFSPRGGVPRTGVPNNLMGDSGAQLMNMVRTSVAPATWAAHGHLRATVWMVGHSYIRRAEQRAAFRPGGDTLGFTGVQFQWRGIGGLRWLQILPEVVAISRVTPPPVILVIHAGGNDLGRVRVAELLSLIRSDVGRFNAFFSDMVLVWSEIVPRLCWRGARDPGAIERARRLLNSRISRFVRDRGGIVVRHRLLEGIDQGLMLRDGVHLNDIGLDIFLAGLQDGIGAALVRLGGGRSPV; this comes from the exons ATGCTAGTTTCCCGCAGCTCCCCTCCACAAAATGCTCGCAGGCTGCGCTCTGCGCAGACTGCTCCTGCCCCTTCAGTAACCCAGCACACTGGGGCACGCAGTACACGGCATACAGCCGTAACACAGCAGCAGGTGGCCCCAGTTTGTTCCTCTGCGGACAGTTCCCCCGCCCATATGTCAGGCAGCAATAACTCTGGGGTTGGGGGGTTTCCTACAGCTATGCAGGCTTTCCACCATGCTGCCGCTTTACCCACCACTCACAGCACCCCTCTTTCACATGCTACCCTAGCTGGCCGTGGCTCGGCATCTCGGGGGGCTGACACGCGTATTCGCAATAGCCCCACTAGTGGTCATAGGAACAGAGGCGAACGACCCCCTAGGGATACCAGGGGTAGGCGAGGTTCACGGGTCCAATCCCCAGTACCCTCCTGTTCTTCCGCATGGGAGTCTCCGAGGCCATACTCCCCCTCCTCTTCCTCAAGAGGGAGTTCAGAGGATCGACAGGGGAGCAAGCGTCGCAGAACACATCAGGGTTCCAACCGGTTTCACAGCTCGTGCCGGGATGACACCACCTCTCTTCAGCGGAGTCGGGATGCTGCTACACCCTTGCCTTCAAGATCGG TGGCAGAAATTCCGGGATTTAGTCCCAGAGGCGGAGTCCCGCGGACAGGAGTGCCCAACAACCTTATGGGAGATAGTGGAGCGCAGCTTATGAACATGGTCCGAACTTCGGTGGCTCCAGCCACTTGGGCGGCGCATG GGCATCTGCGTGCGACGGTTTGGATGGTGGGCCATTCCTATATTCGGCGGGCTGAACAGAGAGCGGCATTTCGTCCAGGAGGAGACACTTTGGGTTTTACAGGGGTACAGTTTCAATGGCGTGGCATTGGCGGTTTGCGGTGGTTGCAGATCTTACCAGAAGTAGTGGCAATCAGCAGGGTTACACCGCCCCCGGTCATATTGGTCATTCACGCCGGCGGCAACGATCTAGGCAGGGTACGGGTAGCGGAGCTGTTGTCCCTCATCAGGTCTGATGTGGGCAGGTTTAACGCATTTTTCTCGGATATGGTCTTAGTTTGGTCGGAAATCGTTCCCCGGCTCTGCTGGAGGGGGGCGAGAGACCCGGGTGCTATTGAGAGAGCCCGGCGCCTTCTTAATTCCCGGATTTCCCGCTTTGTTCGCGACAGGGGGGGTATTGTAGTTCGCCATAGACTATTGGAAGGTATTGATCAGGGCCTCATGTTGCGAGATGGCGTCCACTTGAATGATATCGGCCTTGACATTTTTCTTGCTGGTTTACAGGATGGTATTGGTGCTGCTCTTGTGCGTTTGGGTGGGGGTCGGAGTCCCGTGTAG